From the genome of Schaalia dentiphila ATCC 17982, one region includes:
- a CDS encoding ABC transporter ATP-binding protein/permease — MKRAIVVVCSWAAALCLAAAYLAIGWGIDDIAGHNAWSTWWIGVLGALGSGVFAWAVSALGAAQMNQMEPALRHSMIRQVFALGPSQRTNERAGRVVNSATDGVERVAAYKGIFLAPMIASLTTPILVVILVAMTIEPASGGFLAIAIPLVPICVMGFRKAFKPVSSRYRHASRQLAAKELDAIQGLGDLALMNAGKDMGKRLAEAAEEVRSKVMSYLAGNQLILLVIDSVFSLGMITGAITLALIRYQQGAISVGEGISLVLLSSIMLDPLDRIGQFFYIGMGGIAANKEIKKFIKQTPPVTDAKGVKAPAIPPQRGEIRLSGVSFSYTEDTPVLQGANLTLTQGEHVALAGPSGAGKSTISALLQGFLRPTRGRVSLNGVDLASAPLSWVRAQTAVVEQSTYLFSGTLRDNLLLAAPAATDDQLIEALRAAHLGEFVDTLPGGLDARVGARGLAVSGGEAQRIAIARAFLKNASIMILDEPTAHVDLASEREILASLETVCAGRTTLTISHRDATIKGADRVATLQEGTIR, encoded by the coding sequence ATGAAACGTGCGATCGTGGTCGTCTGCTCGTGGGCAGCGGCTCTCTGCCTGGCCGCCGCCTACCTGGCGATCGGCTGGGGTATCGATGATATTGCGGGACACAATGCCTGGTCGACATGGTGGATCGGCGTGCTGGGGGCCCTGGGATCCGGCGTGTTCGCGTGGGCGGTCAGCGCCCTGGGGGCCGCCCAGATGAACCAGATGGAGCCCGCGCTGCGCCATTCGATGATCCGACAGGTCTTCGCCCTGGGGCCCTCGCAGCGCACCAATGAGCGCGCGGGCCGCGTCGTCAACTCCGCCACCGACGGCGTCGAGCGTGTCGCCGCCTACAAGGGCATTTTCTTGGCCCCGATGATCGCGTCGCTGACGACCCCGATCCTCGTCGTCATTCTCGTTGCCATGACGATTGAACCGGCCTCGGGTGGTTTCCTCGCGATCGCGATCCCGCTGGTCCCGATCTGCGTCATGGGCTTCCGCAAGGCTTTCAAGCCGGTGTCCTCGCGCTACCGCCACGCCTCGCGCCAGCTCGCCGCCAAGGAGCTCGACGCCATCCAGGGCCTGGGCGACCTGGCCCTCATGAACGCCGGCAAGGATATGGGCAAGCGCCTGGCCGAGGCCGCCGAAGAGGTCCGCTCGAAGGTCATGAGCTACCTGGCCGGCAATCAGCTAATCCTCCTCGTCATCGACTCCGTCTTCTCCCTCGGCATGATCACCGGCGCGATCACGCTGGCCCTTATCCGCTACCAGCAGGGCGCGATCAGCGTCGGTGAGGGAATTTCCCTCGTGCTGCTCTCCTCGATCATGCTCGACCCGCTGGACCGCATCGGCCAGTTCTTCTACATCGGCATGGGCGGCATCGCGGCCAACAAGGAGATCAAGAAGTTCATCAAGCAGACCCCGCCGGTTACGGACGCCAAGGGTGTCAAGGCCCCGGCGATCCCGCCCCAGCGCGGCGAGATCCGGCTCAGCGGTGTCTCCTTCTCCTACACCGAGGACACTCCGGTCCTGCAGGGTGCGAACCTGACCCTCACCCAGGGCGAGCACGTCGCGCTCGCTGGCCCCTCGGGCGCCGGCAAGTCCACGATCTCGGCGCTGCTGCAGGGCTTCCTGCGCCCCACGCGAGGCCGCGTGAGCCTCAACGGCGTCGACCTGGCCAGCGCGCCCCTGTCGTGGGTGCGCGCCCAGACCGCCGTCGTCGAGCAGAGCACCTACCTGTTCTCCGGCACGCTGCGCGACAACCTGCTCCTGGCCGCCCCCGCGGCCACGGACGACCAGCTCATCGAGGCCCTGCGCGCCGCCCACCTGGGCGAGTTCGTCGACACGCTGCCCGGCGGCCTGGACGCCCGCGTGGGTGCCCGAGGCCTGGCCGTGTCGGGCGGCGAGGCCCAGCGCATCGCGATCGCCCGCGCCTTCCTGAAGAACGCGTCGATCATGATCCTGGACGAGCCCACCGCCCACGTCGACCTGGCCTCCGAGCGCGAGATCCTCGCGTCGCTGGAGACCGTGTGTGCCGGGCGCACGACCCTGACGATCTCTCACCGAGACGCCACTATCAAGGGCGCTGACCGCGTCGCGACCCTGCAGGAAGGAACGATCCGATGA
- a CDS encoding branched-chain amino acid aminotransferase, which translates to MASTQHTPTELEAAGDLVLPAADELAGRFPLTPNAHPATPEEYNEIMSTLAFGKKFTDHMAHMRWTREGGWDDRGVIPYGPLELTPGASVFHYCQSVFEGIKAYKREDGSVWTFRPGYNAARLNHSARRLALPEMSREDFVASLVDYVRADVKWVPEVDGSSLYLRPFMFASEEFVGVHPAGVVDYYVIGSPSGPYFKGGLSGVAIWVEREYHRAGPGGTGSAKAGGNYAASLLPQIQAEAKGFSQVCFLDTYEGKYLEELGGMNMFVVMADGTIRTPELTGVILEGGTRSAILRILRDEGVAVREEKIALSEVVDGIRSGAVAEVFACGTAAVVTPITRLAGDDFDVEIEVGDKTREIHKRLTDIQWGRAEDPYGWTYRLV; encoded by the coding sequence ATGGCATCGACGCAGCATACCCCCACGGAACTTGAGGCTGCCGGCGACCTGGTACTTCCCGCCGCCGACGAGCTTGCCGGTCGTTTCCCTCTGACCCCCAACGCTCACCCGGCGACGCCGGAAGAGTACAACGAGATCATGTCAACCCTGGCCTTCGGCAAGAAGTTCACGGATCACATGGCCCATATGCGCTGGACCCGCGAGGGTGGCTGGGATGACCGCGGCGTCATTCCCTACGGTCCGCTCGAGCTGACCCCCGGCGCCTCCGTCTTCCACTACTGCCAGTCCGTGTTCGAGGGTATCAAGGCCTACAAGCGCGAGGACGGCTCCGTGTGGACCTTCCGCCCCGGCTACAACGCCGCGCGCCTGAACCACTCGGCCCGCCGCCTTGCCCTGCCCGAGATGAGCCGCGAGGACTTCGTGGCCTCCCTCGTGGACTACGTGCGCGCCGACGTCAAGTGGGTTCCCGAGGTCGACGGTTCGTCGCTCTACCTGCGTCCCTTCATGTTTGCCTCCGAGGAGTTCGTGGGCGTCCACCCCGCCGGCGTTGTCGACTACTACGTCATCGGCTCTCCGTCGGGCCCCTACTTCAAGGGCGGCCTGTCTGGCGTGGCCATCTGGGTGGAGCGCGAGTATCACCGCGCCGGCCCCGGCGGCACAGGCAGCGCCAAGGCTGGCGGCAACTACGCGGCCTCCCTGCTGCCCCAGATCCAGGCCGAAGCCAAGGGCTTCTCTCAGGTCTGCTTCCTGGACACCTACGAGGGCAAGTACCTCGAGGAGCTGGGCGGCATGAACATGTTCGTCGTCATGGCCGATGGAACCATCCGTACCCCCGAGCTCACCGGCGTCATCCTTGAGGGTGGCACGCGCAGTGCGATCCTGCGCATCCTGCGCGACGAAGGCGTGGCCGTTCGTGAGGAGAAGATCGCCCTGTCCGAGGTCGTGGATGGCATCCGCTCGGGCGCGGTCGCCGAGGTCTTCGCCTGTGGCACGGCCGCCGTGGTCACCCCGATCACGCGCCTGGCTGGCGATGACTTCGACGTGGAGATTGAGGTGGGGGACAAGACCCGCGAGATTCACAAGCGCCTGACCGACATTCAGTGGGGCCGCGCTGAGGATCCCTACGGCTGGACGTACCGCCTGGTCTGA
- a CDS encoding TraX family protein, producing MSAPALTSPARIAPRSRLGVNQYWIKLAMAALMVLDHLPHVPGLVPVMWTDIFHVVTRCVAVWFAYGAVEGVLYTSSMRKYLARLWGASLIMAAGNYALGLLLATRDVHMYDNNIFLTLAVGTSLLALVKRWSGTKWHKWAIGGVSVLSLVCAVLPIEGGLPLLPFMVITYALYSRVVWRDLAYLALAAAMFALVWQPYDTWQATVSMLAQNSDFMLILVIPILHLYNGEHGPHTRFSKYFFYVFYPAHLWLLALVAYVQAG from the coding sequence ATGTCCGCTCCCGCACTCACCTCCCCCGCTCGCATCGCGCCACGGTCGCGCCTGGGCGTCAACCAGTATTGGATCAAGCTCGCGATGGCGGCGCTCATGGTTCTCGACCATCTCCCGCACGTTCCCGGACTAGTCCCCGTGATGTGGACGGACATCTTCCACGTCGTCACCAGGTGCGTGGCCGTCTGGTTCGCCTACGGCGCGGTCGAAGGAGTTCTCTACACCTCGAGCATGCGCAAGTACCTGGCGCGTCTGTGGGGCGCGTCGCTCATCATGGCCGCGGGTAACTACGCGCTGGGCCTGCTGCTGGCCACCCGCGACGTGCACATGTACGACAACAATATTTTCCTCACCCTGGCTGTGGGGACCAGCCTTCTCGCCCTCGTCAAGCGTTGGTCAGGGACAAAGTGGCACAAGTGGGCGATCGGCGGTGTTTCTGTGCTCTCGCTCGTGTGCGCGGTTCTTCCGATCGAGGGTGGCCTGCCGCTTCTGCCCTTCATGGTCATCACCTATGCGCTCTACTCGCGCGTCGTGTGGCGTGACTTGGCGTACCTGGCGCTCGCAGCGGCCATGTTCGCCCTCGTGTGGCAGCCTTACGACACGTGGCAGGCGACGGTGTCGATGCTCGCGCAGAACTCCGATTTCATGCTTATCCTCGTGATTCCGATCCTGCACCTGTACAACGGTGAGCACGGCCCGCACACGCGATTCTCCAAGTACTTCTTCTACGTGTTCTACCCCGCCCACCTGTGGCTACTCGCCCTGGTCGCGTACGTCCAGGCGGGCTGA
- a CDS encoding S-ribosylhomocysteine lyase, whose protein sequence is MAEVESFTLDHTAVKAPYVRLINVEAGPKGDQISNFDVRLLQPNAGEIPTSGLHTIEHLLASLLRDRIDGVIDCSPFGCRTGFHLIMWGTPSVREVTQALASSLHAIAEDVTWEDVPGTDAYSCGNYRDHSLFSAREWSRTILEQGFSLDPFERIHLVH, encoded by the coding sequence ATGGCCGAAGTTGAGAGCTTTACCCTGGACCACACCGCAGTGAAGGCACCCTACGTGCGTCTCATCAACGTGGAGGCCGGCCCGAAGGGCGACCAGATTTCGAACTTTGACGTGCGTCTCCTCCAGCCCAACGCCGGGGAGATCCCGACCTCGGGCCTGCACACGATCGAGCACCTGCTGGCCTCCCTGCTGCGCGACCGCATCGACGGCGTTATCGACTGCTCGCCGTTTGGCTGCCGCACGGGCTTCCACCTCATCATGTGGGGCACCCCCTCGGTGCGTGAGGTGACGCAGGCGCTGGCCTCCTCCCTGCACGCGATCGCCGAGGACGTCACCTGGGAGGACGTGCCCGGCACCGACGCCTACTCGTGCGGCAATTACCGCGATCATTCGCTGTTCAGCGCACGCGAATGGAGCCGCACAATCCTCGAACAGGGTTTCTCTCTCGACCCCTTCGAGCGTATTCATCTCGTTCACTGA
- the dnaG gene encoding DNA primase, with the protein MAGLIRKDDIEAVRNAVKIDEIIGEHVALRPAGIGSLKGLCPFHDERTPSFNVRPHLGMFHCFGCGESGDVISFVQKIDHLPFTEAVEMLAAKAGITLHYEEGGARVRTEEPGKRQRLLDAHRVAEEFYQQQLASPEAHKGRTFLAERGFTQVMCAHFGVGYAPASWDSLTRHLRSKGFTDQEIQISGLGSQGSRGVYDRFRGRLVWPIRDITGATVGFGARRLDDSDKESPKYLNTPETPIYKKSQLLYGLDLAKKTIATEHKVVIVEGYTDVMAAHVAGVTNAVATCGTAFGSEHVKIIRRLLGDHADPAAGVLLSTGRAHGSEVIFTFDGDSAGQKAALRAYGEDQNFAAQTFVAVAPGGQDPCDLRLSQGDQAIVDLVNSRIPLFEFAIRSVLSQMDLRSAEGRVQGLRASAGIVAHIKDRALRAEYTRQLAGWLGMDIPTVEQAIRAAGRVEVLSHEARPGEIEMAGAGRPVPASERRGPEDPVSRIERQALEAVLQHPLYAVGSGFEELDGQSFTVPTHRAVHDAIRAVGGLDAFTQMMRQAEAHFGPGENATLAASRRFVQVVLETAGEFIGPAVTQLAVAPLPVAGEADVRSYCRGVVAAMVRMDLTRKLGEARAALSRLSEDDPIYSEMFRELMRLEQRRQNYTERN; encoded by the coding sequence ATGGCGGGTCTGATTCGTAAGGACGACATCGAAGCGGTACGTAACGCAGTGAAGATCGACGAGATCATCGGCGAACACGTAGCGCTGCGACCCGCGGGCATCGGCTCCCTCAAGGGCCTGTGTCCCTTCCATGACGAGCGCACCCCCTCCTTCAACGTGCGCCCTCACCTGGGCATGTTCCACTGCTTCGGGTGCGGTGAGAGCGGTGACGTCATCTCTTTCGTGCAGAAGATCGACCACCTGCCCTTCACCGAGGCGGTCGAGATGCTGGCGGCGAAGGCCGGGATCACCCTCCATTACGAGGAGGGCGGGGCGCGCGTGCGCACCGAGGAGCCGGGCAAGCGCCAGCGCCTCCTGGACGCCCACCGCGTCGCCGAAGAGTTCTACCAGCAGCAGTTGGCTTCCCCCGAGGCGCATAAGGGTCGCACGTTCCTCGCCGAGCGCGGCTTCACCCAGGTGATGTGCGCGCATTTTGGGGTCGGCTACGCCCCGGCCTCGTGGGATTCCCTGACGCGCCATCTGCGCTCCAAGGGCTTCACGGACCAGGAGATCCAGATTTCGGGCCTGGGCTCTCAGGGCAGTCGGGGCGTGTACGACCGTTTCCGCGGGCGACTCGTGTGGCCGATCCGCGACATCACGGGCGCGACGGTTGGTTTTGGTGCGCGTCGCCTGGACGACAGCGACAAGGAATCGCCCAAGTACCTGAACACCCCCGAGACGCCGATCTACAAGAAGTCGCAGCTGCTGTATGGCCTGGACCTGGCGAAGAAGACGATCGCGACGGAGCACAAGGTCGTCATCGTCGAGGGATACACGGACGTCATGGCCGCGCACGTCGCGGGCGTGACGAACGCCGTGGCCACGTGTGGTACCGCTTTTGGCTCCGAGCACGTCAAGATCATTCGCCGCCTGCTGGGCGACCACGCGGATCCGGCCGCCGGCGTGCTCCTGTCCACGGGGCGCGCGCACGGCTCGGAGGTCATCTTCACCTTCGACGGCGACAGTGCCGGGCAGAAGGCCGCGCTGCGCGCCTACGGCGAGGACCAGAACTTCGCGGCCCAGACTTTCGTGGCAGTGGCCCCGGGCGGCCAGGACCCCTGCGACCTGCGCCTGTCGCAGGGCGATCAGGCGATCGTCGACCTGGTGAACTCGCGCATCCCGCTCTTTGAGTTCGCTATCCGCTCGGTCTTGTCCCAGATGGACCTGCGCAGCGCCGAGGGCCGCGTGCAGGGCCTGCGGGCCTCGGCCGGCATTGTTGCGCACATTAAGGATCGCGCCCTGCGTGCCGAGTACACGCGGCAGTTGGCCGGGTGGCTCGGCATGGATATCCCCACGGTCGAGCAGGCGATCCGCGCGGCTGGTCGCGTCGAAGTCCTCTCGCACGAGGCGCGCCCGGGCGAGATCGAGATGGCGGGCGCCGGCCGCCCCGTCCCCGCGTCCGAGCGCCGAGGCCCCGAGGACCCGGTGAGCCGCATCGAGCGCCAGGCTCTCGAGGCCGTCCTCCAGCACCCGCTCTACGCCGTGGGCTCCGGCTTCGAGGAGCTTGACGGGCAGTCCTTCACCGTGCCCACGCATCGCGCCGTCCACGACGCGATCCGCGCGGTCGGCGGGCTCGACGCCTTCACGCAGATGATGCGCCAGGCCGAGGCCCACTTCGGCCCGGGTGAGAACGCGACGCTCGCGGCCTCGCGCCGCTTCGTCCAGGTGGTCCTGGAGACCGCCGGCGAGTTCATCGGCCCCGCCGTCACCCAGCTGGCTGTTGCGCCTCTGCCCGTTGCGGGTGAGGCCGACGTGCGCTCATACTGCCGAGGCGTCGTCGCCGCTATGGTGCGTATGGACCTGACCCGCAAGCTCGGCGAGGCCCGCGCGGCCCTGTCGCGCTTGAGCGAGGACGACCCCATCTACTCCGAGATGTTCCGGGAGCTCATGCGCCTGGAGCAGCGTCGGCAAAACTACACTGAAAGGAACTAA
- a CDS encoding deoxyguanosinetriphosphate triphosphohydrolase — MNEFSLAIPGVDGGDARRPYASADSERWVPEDHKSSERTEFERDRARILHSSALRRLGEKTQVLGPISDDFVRTRLTHSLEVAQVGRELGKELGADPDVVDAACLSHDLGHPPFGHNGERALDAAAASIGGFEGNAQTLRVVTRLEPKVIGAGGVPAGLNLTRATLDAICKYPWVKAGGPDLAKSTRKYSVYPDDAPVFAWMRQGAPAGRRCLEAQIMDLSDDIAYSVHDVEDAVATRKLDPADLFDDAHCSAVVASTLDWYGPSVARSDLEEALERIVSMPVWLRSFDGSYASLAHLKDATSELIGRFCSATVAATRETFGHEPLGRYRADLVVPPEVRAEIQILKGMAVHYVMSPRETEPVYYQQRTLLADLVDALYEAGADTLEPVFAAQWRAASDDGVRLRAVIDQVASLTDVSASAWHARWCGMLSSQL, encoded by the coding sequence GTGAACGAGTTTTCCTTGGCAATCCCCGGTGTTGATGGCGGCGACGCGCGCCGCCCGTACGCGTCTGCCGATTCCGAGCGCTGGGTGCCCGAGGACCACAAGTCCTCCGAGCGCACCGAGTTTGAGCGCGACCGCGCGCGCATCCTCCACTCCTCGGCGCTGCGCCGCCTCGGCGAAAAGACGCAGGTGCTGGGCCCGATCTCGGACGATTTCGTGCGCACCCGCCTCACGCACTCCCTCGAGGTCGCCCAGGTGGGCCGCGAGCTCGGCAAGGAGCTGGGGGCCGACCCGGACGTCGTGGACGCCGCGTGTCTGTCCCATGACCTCGGGCATCCGCCTTTTGGGCATAACGGCGAGCGTGCCCTGGATGCGGCGGCCGCCTCGATCGGCGGGTTCGAGGGCAACGCCCAGACCCTGCGCGTCGTCACGCGCCTGGAACCCAAGGTCATCGGCGCGGGCGGCGTGCCCGCGGGTCTGAACCTCACGCGCGCCACCCTGGACGCGATCTGCAAGTACCCGTGGGTCAAGGCCGGTGGCCCGGACCTGGCCAAGTCGACGCGCAAGTACTCCGTGTACCCCGACGACGCGCCCGTGTTCGCGTGGATGCGCCAGGGGGCGCCTGCGGGCAGGCGATGCCTGGAGGCCCAGATCATGGACCTGTCGGACGACATCGCCTACTCGGTGCACGACGTGGAGGACGCGGTCGCGACCCGCAAGCTGGACCCCGCGGACCTCTTCGATGACGCGCACTGCTCGGCCGTCGTGGCCTCGACCCTGGACTGGTACGGGCCCTCGGTCGCGCGCTCGGACCTGGAGGAGGCCCTTGAACGCATCGTCTCCATGCCCGTCTGGCTGCGCTCCTTCGACGGGTCCTACGCCTCCCTCGCGCACCTGAAGGACGCGACGAGCGAGCTGATCGGCCGCTTCTGCTCGGCGACCGTGGCCGCCACGCGCGAGACCTTCGGGCACGAGCCGCTGGGCCGCTACCGCGCGGACCTCGTCGTGCCGCCTGAGGTTCGCGCCGAGATTCAGATCCTCAAGGGCATGGCCGTCCACTACGTCATGAGCCCGCGTGAGACCGAGCCGGTCTACTACCAGCAGCGCACGCTCCTGGCCGATCTCGTCGACGCCCTCTACGAGGCCGGGGCCGACACCCTCGAACCCGTGTTCGCCGCGCAGTGGCGGGCCGCCTCCGACGACGGCGTGCGCCTGCGCGCTGTCATCGACCAGGTCGCCTCGCTCACCGACGTGTCGGCCTCCGCGTGGCACGCCCGCTGGTGCGGCATGCTGTCTTCGCAGCTGTGA
- a CDS encoding response regulator transcription factor, protein MTTILIVEDEARIAAFVAKGLRAAGFVPEIYSTGSEAVEAALQGRGALMLLDVGLPDIDGFEVLEQIRGQGVGMPVIMLTARSSVADRVAGLEGGADDYVPKPFSFEELLARVRLRLREETSTSSAMTLTRGSLVLDLKTRRARVGAEWVDLSAREFTLLETFMRNPGQVLSREQLLSAVWGIDFDGASNVVDVYLSYLRQKIGKDYFETVRGMGYRLL, encoded by the coding sequence ATGACGACCATTCTCATCGTTGAGGACGAGGCCCGGATCGCTGCCTTCGTCGCCAAAGGACTGCGCGCCGCCGGCTTCGTCCCGGAGATCTACTCCACGGGATCCGAGGCCGTCGAAGCCGCCCTGCAGGGCCGGGGCGCCCTCATGCTCCTGGACGTGGGCCTGCCCGACATCGACGGCTTCGAGGTCCTCGAGCAGATTCGAGGCCAGGGCGTGGGCATGCCCGTCATCATGCTGACGGCGCGCAGTTCTGTTGCCGACCGTGTGGCCGGGCTCGAGGGCGGGGCCGACGACTACGTGCCCAAGCCCTTCTCCTTCGAAGAGCTGCTGGCACGCGTGCGCCTGCGCCTGCGCGAAGAGACGTCCACGTCCAGCGCGATGACGCTGACCCGGGGATCGCTCGTGCTCGACCTGAAGACGAGGCGCGCCCGCGTGGGCGCGGAATGGGTGGATCTGTCCGCCCGCGAGTTCACGCTGCTCGAAACCTTCATGCGCAATCCGGGACAGGTGCTCAGCCGCGAGCAGCTGCTCTCGGCCGTGTGGGGCATCGACTTCGATGGCGCGTCCAATGTGGTGGACGTGTACCTGTCCTACCTTCGCCAAAAAATCGGTAAAGACTACTTCGAAACGGTGCGCGGCATGGGGTACCGGCTCCTCTGA
- a CDS encoding sensor histidine kinase, with protein MSKQNTRAGVSVSIRTRIIAAVILVAGAALTVSGVLVFILQQRALDARAVDRLHQSKIALQDLVEGGTNPETGVALTDPSEIVRLHLARTYAGTYTGEVGFVDGTLYWLPSQEPRLHIEDDAELVAYVAPLTTGTDTIITTHTTTTTTYRLIVVPIAGPSSNAALVHAIDMRGYGESTHSAMVLYLVAALGTLVLVVPFAWFSVTRLLRPIGELRRATDSIGESDLTTRVPVRGNDDLSGLAGAVNRMLDRVETAVVTRRELLDDVSHELRTPITVVRGHMELLDPDDHDDVVETRALVIDEIDRMGTLVGDLLELARASDTVNPASTDLAALTEAVLDKARALGDRQWTLDEAAQVTCCLDPTRITQAWLQLAQNAVQYSADGTLIAIGSGADSQWARLWVRDRGIGIAPDDIECVRQRFVRGTAGTESVAGSGLGLNIVESIARAHGGHLDIESTPGVGSTFTLVIPLRPCGASGEIS; from the coding sequence ATGAGCAAGCAGAACACGCGCGCGGGTGTGTCCGTTAGCATCCGCACCAGGATCATCGCCGCGGTGATCCTGGTGGCGGGTGCTGCGCTCACCGTCTCCGGTGTGCTTGTCTTCATCCTCCAGCAGCGTGCCCTCGACGCCCGCGCCGTGGATCGGCTGCATCAATCCAAGATCGCACTCCAAGACCTCGTCGAAGGCGGGACCAACCCCGAGACGGGCGTGGCTCTCACCGACCCCTCGGAGATCGTGCGACTGCACCTGGCGCGAACCTACGCGGGCACGTACACCGGTGAGGTCGGCTTCGTCGACGGGACCCTGTACTGGCTGCCCTCCCAAGAGCCGCGTCTACACATCGAGGACGACGCGGAGCTGGTGGCCTACGTTGCGCCCCTGACGACGGGCACGGACACCATCATCACCACGCACACGACCACGACGACGACCTACCGGCTCATCGTCGTACCGATCGCGGGTCCGTCCAGCAACGCGGCCCTCGTCCACGCAATCGACATGCGCGGCTACGGGGAATCGACACACTCTGCGATGGTTCTCTACCTGGTTGCCGCGCTCGGCACCCTCGTCCTCGTCGTACCTTTCGCCTGGTTCTCGGTGACGCGCCTGCTGCGCCCCATCGGCGAGCTGCGCCGCGCCACCGACTCGATCGGCGAGTCCGACCTGACGACCCGCGTTCCCGTGCGCGGCAACGACGACCTCTCGGGCCTGGCAGGAGCGGTGAACAGGATGCTGGACCGGGTCGAGACTGCGGTTGTCACCAGGCGCGAGCTCCTCGACGATGTCAGCCACGAGCTGCGCACCCCGATCACGGTCGTGCGCGGCCACATGGAACTCCTCGATCCTGACGACCACGACGATGTGGTCGAGACCCGCGCGCTCGTTATCGACGAGATCGACCGGATGGGCACCCTCGTCGGCGACCTGCTCGAGCTTGCCCGGGCCTCGGACACCGTGAACCCCGCATCCACGGACCTTGCCGCCCTCACCGAGGCGGTCCTGGACAAGGCCCGCGCCCTGGGAGATCGCCAGTGGACCCTCGACGAGGCCGCGCAGGTCACCTGCTGCCTCGACCCGACACGCATCACCCAGGCGTGGCTCCAACTCGCGCAAAACGCCGTCCAATACTCGGCCGACGGCACGCTCATCGCAATCGGATCGGGCGCGGACTCGCAGTGGGCGCGCCTGTGGGTGCGCGACCGCGGCATCGGCATTGCCCCGGACGACATTGAGTGCGTGCGTCAGCGCTTCGTGCGCGGCACCGCGGGCACCGAGAGCGTTGCTGGGTCCGGCCTGGGCCTGAACATCGTGGAATCTATCGCCCGCGCCCACGGCGGGCACCTCGACATTGAATCGACACCGGGGGTGGGCTCGACCTTCACCCTGGTGATCCCTCTGCGCCCCTGCGGCGCGTCAGGAGAGATATCATGA
- a CDS encoding UDP-glucose dehydrogenase family protein, with amino-acid sequence MKMTVIGCGYLGAVHAVCMASLGHEVVGIDVDQAKVRALSAGKAPFHEPGLEEMIAAETASGHLRFTAEPTAQDLSGAGIHFITVGTPQSDEGGSADLSHLMGAVSMLTELLDPAERTVVVGKSTVPVGTAHIVEEKLAGTAAALAWNPEFLREGYAVEDTLRPTRLVYGLSANADSAFRGRNALDEAYRPIIEAGCPVIVDSFSTAELVKVAANSFLATKISFINAMAEICDVTGADVTMLAQALGHDERIGRRALGAGIGFGGGCLPKDIRAFVARAEELNKGESVAFLKEVDAINTRGRTRAVAAAEAALGGSVTGKNITVLGASFKPDTDDVRDSPALDVASRLHERGANVRVTDPIALTNAAAHKPHLTMVEDMHAALTDADLVVLATEWSQFVNMDPAAIGPLVRSRTIVDGRNALDREAWNAAGWTHVGIGR; translated from the coding sequence ATGAAAATGACAGTTATTGGTTGCGGTTACCTCGGTGCCGTCCACGCAGTGTGCATGGCCTCCCTCGGCCACGAGGTCGTCGGCATCGACGTCGATCAGGCGAAGGTGCGGGCTCTGTCAGCCGGCAAGGCGCCCTTCCACGAGCCCGGCCTCGAAGAGATGATCGCCGCCGAAACCGCCTCGGGTCACCTGCGCTTCACCGCCGAGCCCACGGCGCAAGACTTGTCCGGCGCCGGCATCCACTTCATCACCGTGGGAACCCCGCAGTCTGACGAGGGCGGATCCGCCGACCTCAGCCACCTGATGGGAGCAGTCTCCATGCTCACCGAGCTGCTCGACCCCGCCGAGCGCACCGTCGTCGTCGGAAAGTCCACAGTCCCCGTGGGCACCGCGCACATCGTCGAAGAGAAGCTCGCGGGCACGGCTGCCGCCCTGGCCTGGAATCCCGAGTTCCTGCGCGAAGGCTACGCGGTCGAGGACACGCTGCGCCCCACGCGCCTCGTCTACGGCCTGTCCGCTAATGCTGACAGTGCATTCCGTGGACGCAACGCCCTCGACGAGGCCTACCGACCCATCATCGAGGCGGGCTGCCCCGTCATCGTCGACAGCTTCTCCACGGCCGAGCTGGTGAAGGTCGCCGCGAACTCCTTCCTGGCCACCAAGATCAGCTTCATCAACGCGATGGCCGAGATCTGCGACGTCACCGGCGCCGACGTTACGATGCTCGCCCAGGCCCTCGGGCACGACGAGCGCATCGGACGTCGCGCCCTCGGCGCCGGCATCGGCTTTGGCGGCGGCTGCCTTCCCAAGGACATCCGTGCCTTCGTGGCGCGCGCCGAGGAACTCAACAAGGGTGAATCGGTGGCCTTCCTGAAGGAAGTCGACGCGATCAACACCCGTGGTCGCACCCGTGCGGTCGCCGCCGCCGAGGCCGCGCTGGGTGGGTCTGTGACGGGCAAGAACATCACCGTCCTCGGTGCTTCCTTCAAGCCCGACACGGACGATGTGCGCGACTCGCCCGCCCTGGACGTCGCCTCGCGCCTGCACGAGCGCGGCGCCAACGTGCGCGTCACCGACCCGATCGCCCTGACCAACGCGGCCGCCCATAAGCCCCACCTGACGATGGTGGAGGACATGCACGCGGCGCTGACCGACGCGGACCTGGTCGTCCTGGCCACTGAATGGAGCCAGTTCGTCAACATGGATCCGGCCGCCATCGGCCCGCTCGTGCGCTCGCGCACCATCGTGGACGGGCGCAACGCGCTGGACCGCGAGGCGTGGAACGCCGCCGGTTGGACCCACGTGGGAATTGGACGGTGA